From Brassica oleracea var. oleracea cultivar TO1000 chromosome C3, BOL, whole genome shotgun sequence, a single genomic window includes:
- the LOC106329536 gene encoding transcription factor MYB104-like, producing the protein MGKVRHDSGSGDEFAIDKAFHKGPWTSAEDQLLIAYVDKHGDGNWNAVQKHSGLSRCGKSCRLRWVNHLRPDLKKGSFTDKEEQRVIELHASMGNKWARMATELPGRTDNEIKNFWNTRVKRLQRLGLPIYPDEVREQAMNAAAQNGHNADSLDGHHSQESLELDCLEIPELNFKHLQLNGGSSFLQSMLSSVPTGNQMRQNPGLFQPNIYNVIASPYHQPPNRKRFREPETAFPYTGGYATDEHSAQLWNSPFVESTPGQFNVAPDSHFLGNATTYSSPSEPLIHGAEKLELPSFQCFDTQEEPGDWEAQHSNPMQAIESDNTLVLSSPLTDPTPSECPSSFCDGLLESVVYGSSGEKQTTTTDPDSPLLQSSLLGHIDITPATANTAGHNSSAETDLVHFGPTFSNERRTSFEGGDWIRQLLGEDRDYTK; encoded by the exons ATGGGTAAAGTTCGCCATGATTCCGGATCAGGCGATGAATTCGCAATAGACAAAGCATTTCACAAAGGCCCTTGGACATCAGCTGAAGACCAACTTCTGATAGCTTATGTTGACAAACATGGTGATGGTAACTGGAACGCTGTTCAAAAACACTCTGGCCTTTCTCGCTGTGGCAAAAGCTGCCGCCTTCGTTGGGTGAATCACCTCAGGCCTGATTTAAAGAAAGGCTCTTTTACCGACAAGGAAGAGCAGCGTGTCATCGAACTTCATGCTTCCATGGGTAACAAATGGGCACGAATGGCTACTGAA CTACCTGGTCGCACGGATAACGAGATCAAGAATTTCTGGAACACGAGAGTTAAGAGACTGCAGCGACTTGGCTTACCAATTTACCCTGATGAAGTTCGTGAGCAAGCCATGAACGCCGCAGCTCAAAATGGTCACAACGCAGACTCATTGGACGGTCATCATAGTCAAGAGTCTTTGGAGCTTGACTGTCTCGAGATCCCTGAACTTAATTTCAAGCACTTACAACTCAATGGTGGCTCCTCCTTCTTACAGTCGATGCTTAGCAGTGTTCCCACGGGCAACCAGATGAGACAGAATCCGGGCTTGTTTCAGCCTAATATCTACAACGTGATTGCATCTCCTTACCACCAACCGCCTAACCGCAAACGCTTCAGAGAACCAGAAACCGCGTTTCCTTACACGGGTGGTTATGCTACAGACGAACATAGTGCTCAGCTTTGGAACTCTCCTTTTGTCGAAAGCACTCCAGGACAGTTCAACGTTGCACCAGATAGCCATTTTCTTGGCAATGCTACTACATATTCTTCTCCTTCTGAGCCTCTCATTCACGGGGCTGAGAAGTTGGAGCTCCCTTCATTCCAATGTTTTGACACTCAAGAGGAGCCTGGCGATTGGGAAGCACAACACTCTAACCCAATGCAGGCTATTGAGTCAGACAATACTTTAGTCCTGTCGTCCCCTCTGACAGACCCGACACCATCCGAGTGTCCATCTTCATTCTGTGATGGATTGTTGGAATCAGTTGTCTATGGATCATCAGGGGAAAAACAGACAACTACTACGGATCCAGATTCCCCGCTGCTTCAGTCCTCTCTGCTTGGCCATATCGACATTACACCAGCCACCGCAAACACAGCAG GACACAACTCCAGTGCTGAAACCGATTTGGTTCATTTTGGTCCAACTTTCTCAAATGAGAGACGCACATCCTTTGAGGGCGGTGATTGGATAAGACAACTTCTTGGTGAGGATAGGGACTACACCAAGTAG
- the LOC106332170 gene encoding uncharacterized protein LOC106332170 has translation MPTAYGQASHPPMCSLLLSKLRPLLSHSPPFFAAPFRRRRSLAFSALPTKTKAVDAALLKEKWLESLTLPSPEEHVVTRESSYVIGVDPDLSGALALLKINHVLASSEAQVFDTPHLPVLVGKRVRKRLDAKSIVQLIRSLDIPSGSTAYIEQSTPFPKDGKQGWYSGGFGFGFWIGTLVTSGFSVVPVPSALWKRHFQLAGGNCTKDDSRRVASDLFPLLSSQLQRKKDHGRAEALLIAAYGETLKHAKLLYTPQEFVSSEV, from the exons ATGCCAACGGCGTACGGTCAAGCGTCACATCCTCCGATGTGTAGTCTCCTCCTCTCGAAGCTCCGACCTCTCCTCTCTCACTCGCCGCCGTTTTTCGCTGCTCCTTTCCGGCGGCGGCGGAGCCTCGCGTTTAGCGCACTTCCTACAAAGACGAAAGCCGTGGACGCAGCGTTGCTGAAGGAGAAATGGTTGGAGTCTCTCACTCTTCCCTCACCAGAAGAACACGTGGTGACTCGGGAGTCGAGTTATGTCATTGGGGTAGACCCAGACTTGTCCGGTGCTTTGGCTCTCTTGAAAATTAACCACGTCTTGGCTTCTTCTGAAGCTCAG GTCTTTGATACTCCTCACCTGCCGGTTTTAGTTGGGAAAAGAGTGCGGAAACGTTTGGATGCAAAGTCAATAGTTCAGTTGATTCGAAGTTTAGATATACCATCTG GAAGTACGGCGTATATAGAGCAGTCAACTCCCTTTCCTAAAGATGGGAAACAG GGTTGGTATAGCGGAGGTTTTGGATTTGGATTTTGGATAGGAACACTTGTTACGTCAGGCTTTTCGGTTGTCCCCGTTCCTTCAGCCTTGTGGAAGAGGCATTTTCAACTTGCTGGTGGTAACTGCACAAAG GATGATAGTAGACGAGTTGCATCGGACTTGTTTCCTCTGCTTAGTTCGCAACTCCAGAGGAAAAAGGACCATGGTCGAGCTGAAGCACTGCTCATTGCGGCATATGGGGAAACTCTTAAACACGCGAAATTGTTGTACACGCCTCAAGAGTTTGTCTCCTCTGAGGTTTAG
- the LOC106332091 gene encoding protein N-lysine methyltransferase METTL21A — translation MGSESEKGREEEEEEDIVCLDESFFVNDDYQLTTFTFGSNVLELYCLQSASTDFDLTGQLVWPGAMLMNRYLSDNADILQGCSVLEFGSGVGITGVLCSKFCRKVVFTDHNDEVLKILKKNIELHEHSSPSAELEAAKLEWGNTDHLGEILQKHCDGFDLILGADICFQQSSVPLLFDSVEQLLRIRGHGNCKFILAYVSRARQMDSAIMKEGSQHGMLMNEVPGTRCTVGNLEGVIFEITLK, via the exons ATGGGCAGCGAAAGTGAGAAAGGGAGAGAAGAAGAGGAAGAGGAAGATATAGTTTGCTTAGACGAGTCCTTCTTCGTCAACGATGA TTATCAGTTGACGACCTTTACGTTTGGGTCCAACGTTCTTGAGCTCTACTGTCTCCAATCAGCTTCAA CTGATTTTGATTTAACAGGGCAACTGGTTTGGCCTGGTGCTATGCTTATGAACCGTTATCTCTCAGATAATGCCGACATTCTCCAAGGATGTTCCGTTTTGGAGTTTGGATCTGGCGTTG GTATAACAGGAGTCCTCTGTAGCAAATTTTGCCGCAAAGTTGTTTTTACTGACCACAACGACGAAGTGCTCAAG ATACTGAAGAAAAACATCGAGCTTCATGAACATTCAAGCCCCTCCGCTG AATTAGAGGCTGCAAAGCTAGAATGGGGAAACACTGATCATCTTGGTGAAATCTTACAGAAACACTGTGATGGCTTTGATCTTATTCTTGGAGCTGATATCT GCTTTCAGCAATCTAGCGTGCCGTTGCTATTTGACAGTGTAGAACAGCTTCTTCGGATCAGAGGACATGGAAATTGCAAGTTCATACTAGCATACGTATCACGGGCTAGACA GATGGACTCAGCGATCATGAAGGAAGGCTCTCAGCACGGGATGCTGATGAATGAAGTTCCTGGGACTAGGTGTACCGTGGGGAACTTGGAAGGTGTTATATTTGAGATTACTCTTAAATAA